From Toxorhynchites rutilus septentrionalis strain SRP chromosome 2, ASM2978413v1, whole genome shotgun sequence, a single genomic window includes:
- the LOC129767536 gene encoding PR domain zinc finger protein 5-like isoform X2, whose product MFQNVSHYFPAEVCCMCLEVFDFFYKYKQKIKNIHRFLVAFVEVKLGNKRPLIELFDEHNDYFSILFKDLDLCNADELHVEDMLEEYQHYKISSMPDLVKQETVVVQSEPEAQDDYEAEFLEEKDKCSSLFSVETLIEDLSGTKNDTGKVVEIKAEPVSLIPVSLKESQAGVEEVPYESDHLEDFTDAFSGDSNDDERHSLEVQKEQNRLLGEQVPVSKTSHNCSKCKFRTNFEEAFKAHQRRHQRYDHLEGKHCIHPSCLKVFPDEDTFQKHLKTGIHKEHICDICGVSLKHKYSLEVHLARHSGVTQFDCQYCSSSFYTKTELRNHVRYIHTTGEKCECSTCGAVFKNNKLLKQHLESHVQERNFKCSACDFAFKTQQHLKRHVATVHQEVRFHCQHCEITYGRKDKLRMHMERAHNIQSYFNCDICLRSFDSAAALEEHKGHHANPKRHECAICLIAFENEAAFEEHMCITYREDYICCERDFKFHVHYNRHMLMSHGIKSNARVKPKSGLLVGQQRAGRRHIIRCRVCKVTFGSMAEKKQHIASCGKTIDVLLPNLAKVEPMQLGENVVEEHLEEGQDCEDMDMGGEEVEYVISEEVEEEIYLNC is encoded by the exons ATGTTTCAGAATGTATCACATTATTTTCCAGCAGAGGTCTGCTGCATGTGTCTAGAAGTGTTTGACTTTTTCTACAAATACAAACAGAAGATCAAAAACATCCATCGCTTCCTGGTGGCATTTGTTGAAGTGAAACTGGGGAATAAACGCCCCCTAATAGAGCTATTCGATGAGCATAATGATTATTTTTCTATTCTATTCAAAGACTTGGATCTATGTAACGCAGATGAATTGCACGTAGAAGATATGCTGGAAGAGTATCAACATTATAAAATCTCTTCGATGCCCGATCTCGTTAAACAGGAAACGGTTGTGGTGCAATCGGAGCCGGAAGCACAAGATGATTATGAGGCTGAGTTTCTGGAGGAAAAAGATAAGTGTAGTAGTTTATTCTCAGTAGAAACTCTGATTGAAGATTTGAGTGGAACAAAGAATGACACTGGAAAAGTCGTTGAAATAAAAGCTGAGCCTGTCTCATTGATTCCGGTCTCATTGAAGGAATCCCAGGCGGGTGTTGAAGAAGTACCGTATGAGTCGGATCATTTGGAAGATTTCACAGACGCCTTTTCCGGTGATAGCAATGATGACGAAAGGCACAGTTTAGAGGTTCAAAAAGAGCAGAATCGGTTATTGGGAGAACAAGTACCTGTTAGCAAAACATCTCATAACTGCAGCAAGTGTAAATTCAGAACCAATTTCGAGGAAGCATTCAAAGCACACCAAAGACGTCATCAGAGATATGAtcatttggaaggcaaacacTGCATTCATCCATCTTGTTTGAAAGTCTTTCCCGACGAGGACACGTTTCAGAAGCATCTTAAAACGGGTATTCATAAGGAACATATTTGTGATATATGCGGTGTATCTTTGAAGCACAAGTACTCGTTGGAAGTGCACTTGGCGAGACACTCTGGCGTAACACAATTCGATTGCCAGTACTGTTCGTCTTCGTTTTACACGAAAACCGAACTAAGGAACCATGTCCGGTACATTCACACAACCGGCGAAAAGTGTGAATGTTCAACGTGTGGAGCAGTATTCAAGAACAATAAACTGCTCAAGCAGCATCTTGAATCGCATGTGCAAGAAAGGAATTTCAAATGCTCAGCGTGTGATTTCGCCTTTAAAACTCAGCAACATCTGAAGCGCCACGTTGCCACCGTTCACCAGGAGGTGAGATTCCATTGCCAACACTGTGAAATAACATATGGTAGAAAAGATAAGCTAAGGATGCATATGGAACGAGCGCATAAT ATTCAATCATACTTCAATTGTGACATTTGCCTTCGGTCTTTCGATAGTGCAGCAGCCCTCGAGGAACACAAGGGACATCACGCAAACCCGAAACGGCACGAATGCGCGATATGTCTGATTGCATTCGAGAATGAAGCAGCTTTCGAAGAGCACATGTGTATTACTTATCGAGAAGATTACATTTGCTGTGAGAGAGACTTTAAATTCCATGTTCACTACAATCGACATATGCTGATGAGCCATGGAATTAAATCGAACGCCCGGGTCAAACCAAAGAGTGGGCTTCTAGTGGGACAACAGCGCGCGGGTCGGAGACATATCATACGGTGCCGGGTTTGCAAGGTGACATTTGGTTCCatggccgaaaaaaaacaacacattgcatCGTGCGGCAAAACGATTGATGTGCTGCTTCCGAACCTAGCGAAAGTGGAGCCAATGCAGCTCGGGGAAAATGTTGTGGAGGAACATTTGGAGGAGGGGCAGGATTGTGAAGATATGGATATGGGTGGTGAGGAAGTTGAGTATGTGATAAGTGAAGAAGTAGAGGaagaaatttatttaaattgttAA
- the LOC129767536 gene encoding zinc finger protein 234-like isoform X1 has protein sequence MKMVVFNLSTFPEVCRLCLQSKHPDELVPVDIQRPPSDRKLSDLLEELTFEIPVNVSHYFPAEVCCMCLEVFDFFYKYKQKIKNIHRFLVAFVEVKLGNKRPLIELFDEHNDYFSILFKDLDLCNADELHVEDMLEEYQHYKISSMPDLVKQETVVVQSEPEAQDDYEAEFLEEKDKCSSLFSVETLIEDLSGTKNDTGKVVEIKAEPVSLIPVSLKESQAGVEEVPYESDHLEDFTDAFSGDSNDDERHSLEVQKEQNRLLGEQVPVSKTSHNCSKCKFRTNFEEAFKAHQRRHQRYDHLEGKHCIHPSCLKVFPDEDTFQKHLKTGIHKEHICDICGVSLKHKYSLEVHLARHSGVTQFDCQYCSSSFYTKTELRNHVRYIHTTGEKCECSTCGAVFKNNKLLKQHLESHVQERNFKCSACDFAFKTQQHLKRHVATVHQEVRFHCQHCEITYGRKDKLRMHMERAHNIQSYFNCDICLRSFDSAAALEEHKGHHANPKRHECAICLIAFENEAAFEEHMCITYREDYICCERDFKFHVHYNRHMLMSHGIKSNARVKPKSGLLVGQQRAGRRHIIRCRVCKVTFGSMAEKKQHIASCGKTIDVLLPNLAKVEPMQLGENVVEEHLEEGQDCEDMDMGGEEVEYVISEEVEEEIYLNC, from the exons ATGAAAATGGTAGTGTTTAATCTCTCGACATTTCCCGAGGTGTGTCGGCTCTGTTTGCAATCGAAGCATCCAGATGAGCTCGTTCCTGTGGATATACAGCGGCCGCCAAGTGACAGAAAGCTGAGCGATTTACTAGAGGAACTTACCTTCGAGATTCCAGTG AATGTATCACATTATTTTCCAGCAGAGGTCTGCTGCATGTGTCTAGAAGTGTTTGACTTTTTCTACAAATACAAACAGAAGATCAAAAACATCCATCGCTTCCTGGTGGCATTTGTTGAAGTGAAACTGGGGAATAAACGCCCCCTAATAGAGCTATTCGATGAGCATAATGATTATTTTTCTATTCTATTCAAAGACTTGGATCTATGTAACGCAGATGAATTGCACGTAGAAGATATGCTGGAAGAGTATCAACATTATAAAATCTCTTCGATGCCCGATCTCGTTAAACAGGAAACGGTTGTGGTGCAATCGGAGCCGGAAGCACAAGATGATTATGAGGCTGAGTTTCTGGAGGAAAAAGATAAGTGTAGTAGTTTATTCTCAGTAGAAACTCTGATTGAAGATTTGAGTGGAACAAAGAATGACACTGGAAAAGTCGTTGAAATAAAAGCTGAGCCTGTCTCATTGATTCCGGTCTCATTGAAGGAATCCCAGGCGGGTGTTGAAGAAGTACCGTATGAGTCGGATCATTTGGAAGATTTCACAGACGCCTTTTCCGGTGATAGCAATGATGACGAAAGGCACAGTTTAGAGGTTCAAAAAGAGCAGAATCGGTTATTGGGAGAACAAGTACCTGTTAGCAAAACATCTCATAACTGCAGCAAGTGTAAATTCAGAACCAATTTCGAGGAAGCATTCAAAGCACACCAAAGACGTCATCAGAGATATGAtcatttggaaggcaaacacTGCATTCATCCATCTTGTTTGAAAGTCTTTCCCGACGAGGACACGTTTCAGAAGCATCTTAAAACGGGTATTCATAAGGAACATATTTGTGATATATGCGGTGTATCTTTGAAGCACAAGTACTCGTTGGAAGTGCACTTGGCGAGACACTCTGGCGTAACACAATTCGATTGCCAGTACTGTTCGTCTTCGTTTTACACGAAAACCGAACTAAGGAACCATGTCCGGTACATTCACACAACCGGCGAAAAGTGTGAATGTTCAACGTGTGGAGCAGTATTCAAGAACAATAAACTGCTCAAGCAGCATCTTGAATCGCATGTGCAAGAAAGGAATTTCAAATGCTCAGCGTGTGATTTCGCCTTTAAAACTCAGCAACATCTGAAGCGCCACGTTGCCACCGTTCACCAGGAGGTGAGATTCCATTGCCAACACTGTGAAATAACATATGGTAGAAAAGATAAGCTAAGGATGCATATGGAACGAGCGCATAAT ATTCAATCATACTTCAATTGTGACATTTGCCTTCGGTCTTTCGATAGTGCAGCAGCCCTCGAGGAACACAAGGGACATCACGCAAACCCGAAACGGCACGAATGCGCGATATGTCTGATTGCATTCGAGAATGAAGCAGCTTTCGAAGAGCACATGTGTATTACTTATCGAGAAGATTACATTTGCTGTGAGAGAGACTTTAAATTCCATGTTCACTACAATCGACATATGCTGATGAGCCATGGAATTAAATCGAACGCCCGGGTCAAACCAAAGAGTGGGCTTCTAGTGGGACAACAGCGCGCGGGTCGGAGACATATCATACGGTGCCGGGTTTGCAAGGTGACATTTGGTTCCatggccgaaaaaaaacaacacattgcatCGTGCGGCAAAACGATTGATGTGCTGCTTCCGAACCTAGCGAAAGTGGAGCCAATGCAGCTCGGGGAAAATGTTGTGGAGGAACATTTGGAGGAGGGGCAGGATTGTGAAGATATGGATATGGGTGGTGAGGAAGTTGAGTATGTGATAAGTGAAGAAGTAGAGGaagaaatttatttaaattgttAA